Proteins encoded in a region of the Sander lucioperca isolate FBNREF2018 chromosome 4, SLUC_FBN_1.2, whole genome shotgun sequence genome:
- the gprc5bb gene encoding G protein-coupled receptor, class C, group 5, member Bb, translating to MAVSPFIICLLSLIGYGSSHPSPPPPPRGCSVDVEPPYRVLCDLESVWGVVLEAVACSGGLASLVLAVLLLVKLRSISDHARRSGVGPLLLLLGTLLGIFSISLAFLVGKNQVLCVIRRAFWGPLFALCFSSLLVQGVRLRRLVAGKTSPSGSSLAALGLALALVQGIISAEWVLLTVVREGHPACEYPPLDFALTCSYTLGLLLIAMGLSLGVVLCGGEMVAEGAGGSEEDREGGSEKRRWKCNAVWLFLSSLASALLWVAWLGFYLYGSQTLRGKGKGERLGGGGAKKDVKVLDEPALAVALVIQGWILLLFHAIPEAHLCLRNPPQSNTQDFFDTTHTSPPPHFGDELPTHSHRPFPENQAFSMEEHGATLRSGTYHSSHGSVRPGIAFRGHVYQPTEMALVMNGGTMPTAPVNYTGRRLW from the exons ATGGCCGTCAGCCCTTTCATCATCTGCCTCCTGTCACTGATCGGCTATGGCTCTTCccacccctctcctcctcctcctcctcggggATGCAGTGTGGATGTGGAACCTCCATACAGAGTGCTGTGTGACCTGGAGTCAGTCTGGGGTGTGGTTCTGGAGGCCGTGGCCTGCAGTGGTGGCCTTGCCTCTCTGGTCCTCGCTGTGCTCCTACTAGTCAAGCTGCGCTCCATTTCTGACCACGCCAGGCGCTCCGGCGTGGGgcctcttctccttctccttggcACGCTCCTTGGGatcttctccatctctctggcCTTCCTGGTGGGGAAGAACCAGGTGCTCTGTGTGATCCGCAGAGCCTTCTGGGGGCCCCTTTTTGCCCTCTGCTTCTCCAGTTTGCTAGTGCAGGGTGTGCGGCTCAGGAGGCTTGTGGCTGGCAAGACGAGCCCATCAGGCAGCTCCCTGGCAGCGCTCGGTCTGGCCTTGGCCTTGGTTCAGGGGATCATCTCTGCTGAATGGGTCTTGCTAACTGTAGTTAGGGAGGGTCACCCGGCCTGCGAATATCCACCTTTAGACTTTGCTCTGACATGCAGCTACACCCTGGGGCTGCTCCTCATAGCCATGGGGCTTTCTCTGGGGGTGGTGCTGTGTGGAGGAGAGATGGTGGCAGAGGGAGCAGGTGGGAGTGAAGAAGATAGAGAAGGAGGTAGTGAAAAACGGAGATGGAAGTGTAACGCTGTCTGGCTCTTTCTGTCCAGTCTGGCATCGGCATTGCTATGGGTGGCTTGGCTGGGGTTTTATCTTTATGGCAGCCAGACCCTGAGAGGAAAGGGGAAAGGTGAGAGgttaggaggaggaggagcaaagaAGGATGTAAAGGTGTTGGATGAGCCTGCACTGGCGGTGGCCCTGGTCATTCAGGGCTGGATCCTGCTGCTGTTCCACGCTATTCCAGAGGCGCACCTGTGTCTCCGGAACCCTCCACAATCCAACACGCAAGACTTCTTCGACACCACTCACACGTCCCCTCCTCCACATTTCGGAGATGAGCTTCCAACACACTCTCACCGACCCTTCCCTGAAAACCAAGCTTTTTCTATGGAGGAGCACGGTGCAA CTCTCCGAAGTGGAACATACCACAGCAGCCATGGGAGTGTGCGTCCTGGCATCGCCTTCAGAGGTCACGTCTACCAACCCACTGAGATGGCTCTGGTCATGAATGGTGGAACC ATGCCCACAGCCCCAGTTAACTACACTGGCCGACGGTTATGGTGA